ACGAAAATCATGGGTAACAAGCACTACAGTTTTATAGTCTTTTTTTGCTACCAGCAAAATGTACTTATACAACTGCTCCTTAGTTGTAATGTCCAAAGAAGAAAACGGCTCATCTAAAAGTAATATAGGCTTAGGAGATAAACACTGACAAGCCAAAGAGACTCTTTGCTTTTGTCCTTCAGATAACTCGTCGGGATAACAATCTAATAAATCGCCTATGTTAAAGCTTTCAATAACCTCGGCCAACTTCTCAGGAAATATAGAAAAACGCTTGCTCCTCACTCCCAATTCAGAAGCGAGATAAATATTTTTCAGTACTGTTCTCCAAGGAAGTAGTGTGTGCTTTTGCTGCATATAGGCAACGTCTGTTTGCTGAATAGGCTCGCCTAACCATAAGATTTCCCCTTCAGAAGGAGATAAGAAATTAGCAATCAAACGAAACAATGTCGTCTTCCCTATTCCGGAAACACCCAAAATAATAGAAATCTTGCCTGGATGAGAAGTAAAAGAAGCGTTTTTAAATATTAACTTATCTGAGTAGGAATAGCTGAGATTTTTGACTTCCAACATGTAGAAACCATGATTGTGGATAGGAAGACGGCTTGCGGTTACCAAGACTTGAACTTGGGACCTCGACATTATCAGTGTCGCGCTCTAACCAACTGAGCTATAACCGCGAGTTTGGAGACTAGGAGAGTCGAACTCC
The Chlamydia caviae GPIC genome window above contains:
- a CDS encoding ATP-binding cassette domain-containing protein yields the protein MLEVKNLSYSYSDKLIFKNASFTSHPGKISIILGVSGIGKTTLFRLIANFLSPSEGEILWLGEPIQQTDVAYMQQKHTLLPWRTVLKNIYLASELGVRSKRFSIFPEKLAEVIESFNIGDLLDCYPDELSEGQKQRVSLACQCLSPKPILLLDEPFSSLDITTKEQLYKYILLVAKKDYKTVVLVTHDFRDVAFLGDAFYVLKNCGLVPVFFNDSTRSAGNVHLLIENIRECLAT